DNA from Rubripirellula lacrimiformis:
ATCGCTTCGCGGTACGCCCCGTCACGTTCGCTCACAAAAACGTCTCGGGGAACACGACACTGGGTCTGTGCTGGCATCGTCATGACGCGCCCCGATCGTGTAGAAAATGGGCCTGCCCCCGAAGTGCCCTGCCCGACGCCCCGGCAGACTGCACTTTTACTAAAAATCCACGATTCGCAGTGATCCGATGAGCATGATTCGCCAAACCTGTCCGGCTTGCAACCGATTGCTGGAACTGCCCGAGCATGCCGCGGGAAAGACTGCCAAATGCCCCGCCTGTGAAGCCCAGTTCGTGGTTCCTATGCCGGTTGGCCCCGCGACCGATGGCCAAGGTTTCGGTGACCAAGGTTTCGGTGACCAGGACTCCGGTGGCCAGGAGATGGGCGACCAGGACTCGGGAGCTTCCGGCGCAGGTGACCCGGGATTTGGCAGCCCCATCCCGGGATCGATGGATGCCCCAGGTGCCAGCCCGTTCAGCCAGCCCCTGGGCAGCACCGTCGACGGGCATCGCCAGGGGCCTGTCTCGTCCAAGCCGAATCCGTATCAACCATCCGTGGAAACGCCACCGGCCACCACGTTCGTCGGCAAGTTGCCGATCGGGCGACGTAGCGTCGAGGAGATTGTCGGAGTCGGTTTCGCCATTTTCAAGGAACGAGCTGGTGTTCTGATCGGCACATATATCTTGGTGTTTTTGATCAGCCTCTTTGCTGCGTTTGCCCCCAACCTGATCGGCATGATCATGGACATGATTGGCAACGAAGCCTTGTCGGCTGTGATATCGGGTTTGTCGCAACTGTTTTTCAATCTACTAAGCAGCTATTTCACGTTTGGCTACTGCGGCGTTGTCCTGGCCGTGGCGCGAGATGAACCTTCACCGTTTTCGCGGTTGTGCCCTTCGATGGCCATATTCGGCCGTTTCATCGGCGGCGTCATCCTGCTGATGCTGGCTGGCGGCTTAGTCGCTGGTCTCGTCGCCGCTGTCGGCGCCCTGGCGATCGCTGCCGGAGTCGAGGGCGGGGTAGCTGCCGGGTTGATCATTTTGGCGTTTTTGGTGCTGTTGCCGGCCATGTTCTTGATGTACTGGTTGCTGTGGTCGTGGCCATTCATCGTTGTCGACGGCAAGGCTGGAATCACAGGATCCATCAAAGCATCATTCGCGATCACGATGGAAAACAAGATGACATCGTTGTTGTTGATCATCATCGTGATGCTGCTGTCGATCGTCGGTTTGTTGGCGTGTTACATCGGACTGGTGGTCGCGACACCGCTTTGGATCATGTTCCTGGGCGCCGGCTACCTGATGATCACCGGACAGTCGTACGTCGATCCCAGAACGAATCGATCCAATCCACAGTTCGCACCAAGACCGCAATCTCCACAGTTCTAGGGCCACCGGGACTGGGGGGGCAGAGCACAAGTTCCGGGGCTGGCAAAACATTGGTTCCCCTCTTCCCCGGCGTAGGACGCGAGTTCTACGCGGGGCAATGTGGGGGGACCGGGGAGTTCAAGTTCAAGTTCAAGTTCGAGTTCAAGTTCGAGTTCGAGTTCAAGTTCGAGTTCGAGTTCGAGTTCGAGTTCAAGTTCGAGTTCGAGTTCGAGTTCAAGTTCAAGTTCAAGTTCGAGGGCTGGCACAGCACTGGCTCCCCTCTCCCCCGCGTTGGCCGCGAGTTCTACTCGGGGCCAACGTGGGGGAGAGGGGCGGGGGTGAGGGGGCGACTGAGTCCCGGGCCAGAAGTCCAGCTCAGAAACTTAAACTCGAACTCGAACTCGAACTCGAACTCGAACTCGAACTTTCCTTCCTCCCCAGCCTTCCTCCCCGCTCCTCCCCCAACCTTCCTCTAGACCGCTCCGTAGGCCAACATCGCTTCGGCGATCTTCACGAACCCGGCCAAATTAGCACCGTCGATGTAGTCGACTTTGTCGCCATCGGTGCCATGCCGGACGCACTTTTCGTGAATGTCTTTCATGATCGTTTTCAGTTTGGTGTCGACCTCTTCTCGGCTCCACGACAATCGAAGTGCATTCTGACTTTGCTCCAGACCTGACACTGCGACGCCGCCTGCGTTCGCGGCTTTGGCGGGACCGAACAGCACGCCGGCATCGCGGAATGCGTAGGCCGCATCCAGCTCGGTCGGCATATTGGCACCTTCGGCGATCGCTTGGACACCGTTTTTCAGCAGTGTCTTTGCTTCGGCCAGGTTCAATTCATTTTGCGTGGCACAGGGAAGGGCCACCTCCACTGGAACGATCCAAGGTCGCGTATCGGCGTGGAAGGTCGCGTTGCTGTACTGGTCGCAGTATTCGCTAATCCGGCCGCGGCGCACTTCTTTTAGATCTTTGATGAACGCCAACTTCTCTGCATCGATTCCGTCCGGGTCGTGGATGAAGCCGCCCGAATCGGACAACGTGACGACGGTCGCGCCCAGCTCGGTTGCTTTTTCGGTTGCGTAGATGGCGACGTTGCCGCTGCCCGAGACGGCGACGGTTTTGCCTTGGATGCTATTGCCCGTCCGGTTGAACATGTTCTCGCAGAAATAAACGCAGCCATACCCTGTCGCTTCGGTTCGCACCAAGGACCCGCCGAACGACAATCCTTTGCCGGTCAGGGTACCGACGAACTTGTTGGCCAGACGTTTGTACTGGCCGAACAGGAAACTGATCTCGCGTCCCCCCACGCCGATGTCGCCGGCCGGGATGTCGGTATCTTCACCGATGTGTCGGTGCAGTTCGATCATCAGGGATTGGCAGAAACGCATCACCTCGCGATCGCTTTTGCCTTTCGGGTTGAAGTTCGATCCGCCCTTGGCACCGCCCATCGGCAACCCAGTCAGGCTATTTTTGAAGATCTGTTCGAACCCCAGAAACTTCAGCACGCTTTGGGTGACCGAAGGGTGGAACCGCATCCCGCCCTTGTACGGGCCGATCGAATTGTTGAACTGAACCCGCCAGGCTCGGTTTGCTCGGATGTTGCCTCGATCGTCTTCCCAGGTGACGCGAAAGATGATGATGCGGTCCGGTTCGGTCAGCCGTTCTAGGATCTGAGCTTCTTTGTACTTGGGGTTTTCCAAGATGTAAGGCATCAACGATTCGGTGACCTCGCGAACCGCCTGGTGGAACTCTTCCTCGCCTGGATTGCGACGAATCAGCCCATGCATGAACGTGTCGACCTCAGCTTGGACAGCAGGCGAATGTTGAGCGTCGCGTTTGGCAGAAGAAGTCATGAGGGGTGCCCTTGGCAAAGAAATACAGGAGAAGACGAAGAGTGCAGCGTCCGGGGGAAAACGGCAGGCCGCAGAAGAGGGGGAATTGAGTCCGAAGGATGATACCGCTTGCCGGATCGCCAATGGGGTCGATGGATCAGGCGAATCATTCCGGGTGGGGGGGAGGCGGGGAAGGCGTGCCGAGCAAACCTCGCTGCCAAGCTGGCATTCCAGTCCTGGGTGGCCCGCATCCGCAGCGAGTGCAAAACACACTAAGTTCTTTGCAGCAAGCGACTTGCGGACGAATCCGAGTGTTCCGGCACACGGGTTGCTACCAGCAGAGCCCGACGAAGGTTTCTGCCACCGGTGCATCGATGGATCGGTCGGCTGCGGCTGAACCTTCGTCCGAAACCTGATAGCGAACAACAATCATTCACCCTGCGTGAACCGGCGGCGAGCCAACTGGCTCGGTCCCGCCCGGTCACCCAGACCTTTCACAGACGAATCCACAGGAGACAAACGTCGTGGCAAAGCAAATCGTTTTCGACGACGACGCACGCGGCCCACTATTGGCCGGCGTCAGCAAATTGGCGCGAGCCGTCCGCAGCACCCTGGGCCCTCGCGGTCGCAATGCGGTGTTGGACAAGGGCTGGGGCTCGCCCAAGGTGACCAAGGACGGCGTGACCGTTGCCGAGGACATCGAACTGGACGACCCGTTTGAAAACCTGGGTGCTCAGCTGGTCAAAGAAGCCGCTAGCAAGACCAACGACGTGGCCGGCGACGGAACCACCACCGCCACGGTCTTGGCCGAAGCGATCTTCCGCGAAGGGCTGAAGATGATCGCTACCGGCGCCGACCCAATGGCGCTGACACGCGGCATGAGCAAAGCGGTTGACGCTGCGGTCGAGCAAATCGCCAAGTTGGCAACTCCGATCAAAGAAAACAGCAAAAGCGACATCAAGCAAGTCGCTACGATCGCTGGCAACAACGATGCTGAAATCGGCGAAGTCCTGGCCAACGCGTTCACCAAAGTTGGCAAGAACGGCGTGATCACGGTCGAAGAAGGTCGTTCGAACGAAACCTACGTCGATTTCGTCGAAGGCATGCAGTTCGATCGCGGTTTCCTTTCGCCTCACTTCGTCACCAACCAAGATGAAGTCAGCGTCGAACTGGACGACTGTCACATCCTGTTGTTCGAAGAAAAGATCAGCAGCAACAAGAAGATGATTCCGTTGTTGGAAGCAGTCAGCAAGGCCAAGAAGCCTTTGCTGATCATCGCCGAAGACGTCGAAAGCGAAGCGCTTGCGACTTTGGTTGTCAACAAGATGCGAGGCATCTTGTCGGTCTGTGCCGTCAAGGCACCTGGATACGGCGACCGTCGCAAAGCCATCCTGGGCGACATCGCTGTGTTGACCGGCGGCAAGGCGATCTTCAAGGATCTGGGCATCGATCTGGAAAGCGTCAAGCTGTCCGACCTGGGACGTGCGAAACAAGTTCGCATCACCAGCGAAGGCACGACGATCGTCAGCGGTGCAGGCAAGAAGGTTGATATCGACGGCCGAGTGGAACAAATTCGCCGCGAAATCGCCAACACCGACAGCGACTACGACAAGGAAAAGCTGCAAGAACGTCTGGCCAAATTGGCCGGCGGTGTGGCTCAAATCAACGTGGGCGCTGCGACCGAAACCGAGATGAAAGAGCGAAAGGCTCTGATCGACGACGCACGTGCAGCCACGCAAGCCGCGTTGGAAGAAGGCATCGTCCCCGGTGGCGGAACCGCTCTGTTGCGTTGCCGCGCAGCCATCGAAAAGCTTGAAAAAGCAACCGAAGGCGACCAAAAGCTGGGCGTCCGAGTGATCCGCAACGTGTTGGACCAACCCCTGCGTGCGATCGCCAACAATGCTGGTTTGGACGGAGCCGTGGTCGTCAATCGCGTTTTGCAAATGAAGGGCAAAACCGACGGTTACGACGCCAACGCCGAAGTCTACTGCGACCTGGTCGCAGCCGGCATCGTCGACCCCGCCAAGGTCGTTCGCACCTCGCTGACCAACGCCGCCAGCGTTGCCGCGTTGTTGCTGACCACCGAATCGCTGGTCGCTGAAATTCCTGTCGAGGAAGAAGAAGGCGGCGACCACCATCATGACCACGGCATGGGCGGTGGTATGGGTGGCGGCATGGGCGGAATGGACATGGGTGGCATGGGCGGAATGGGTGGCATGATGTAAGTCGCACCGGCAAAGGGTCAGCGATTGGGTGCCAGGAATGACACCGGCCGGAACTGGAACCAGTTCCCCAACCGACTTCCTGGCTCCCCCAAGGCCTGACCCCACCCCTTTGCCTCGCACCTGATCCAGCTATCTCTCATTTTTCAAAACAACAAAACTTTATAAATCTACGGAATACAAAAATGGCCAAACTGAACCTCCGTCCCTTGGATGATCGCGTCGTTGTTCAACCCGAAGACGCCGAAGAAACCACCGCTGGTGGAATCGTGCTTCCCGATTCGGCACAAGAAAAGCCACAACGCGGCAAGATCGTCGCTGTTGGTCCAGGCAAATTGATGGACAGCGGCAATCGTGGCGAACTGTCGGTTGCTGTTGGTGACACCGTCATCTACGGCAAGTACGGCGGCAGCAACATCGAAGTCGATGGCCAGGAAATGAAGATCCTTCGCGAAAGCGACATCTTGGCAAAGGTCTTGTAAGAAGTTTTCAGATGACAGTCTTCGGTGATCGGCCAGTGCGGCGCTTCCGCACTCCGCCGATCCCCAGAAGTGTCCCTTGACTGAAAACTGAACCCTGAAAACTGAACATTTTTTTCCGAAGGAAAACCAATGGCAAAACAACTGCTTTTTGAAGATCACGCACGTGCCCGAATGCTGGCCGGCGTGGAAAAGTTGGCCAACGCCGTCGCGGTAACGATGGGCCCCACCGGGCGCAACGTGATCATCGACAAATCGTTCGGCGGTCCGACCGTGACCAAAGACGGTGTGACCGTGGCCAAGGAAATCGAATTGGAAGACCGATTCGAAAACATGGGCGCCAAGTTGGTCATCGAAGTTGCGCAAAAGACCAGCGACTTGGCTGGTGACGGCACAACAACGGCGACTGTGCTTGCACGAGCGATCTTCAAAGAAGGTCTCCGTAACATCGTCGCTGGCAGCAACCCTGCCGCGATCCGTCGCGGAATCGACAAGGCCGTCGCTGCCGCGTCGGAGCGTTTGATCGAAATGGGTCGCCCTGTCAGCGGCAAGCAAGAAGTCGCCCACGTCGGTGCGATTTCGGCAAACAACGACAACGTGATCGGTGGTCTG
Protein-coding regions in this window:
- the gdhA gene encoding NADP-specific glutamate dehydrogenase, yielding MTSSAKRDAQHSPAVQAEVDTFMHGLIRRNPGEEEFHQAVREVTESLMPYILENPKYKEAQILERLTEPDRIIIFRVTWEDDRGNIRANRAWRVQFNNSIGPYKGGMRFHPSVTQSVLKFLGFEQIFKNSLTGLPMGGAKGGSNFNPKGKSDREVMRFCQSLMIELHRHIGEDTDIPAGDIGVGGREISFLFGQYKRLANKFVGTLTGKGLSFGGSLVRTEATGYGCVYFCENMFNRTGNSIQGKTVAVSGSGNVAIYATEKATELGATVVTLSDSGGFIHDPDGIDAEKLAFIKDLKEVRRGRISEYCDQYSNATFHADTRPWIVPVEVALPCATQNELNLAEAKTLLKNGVQAIAEGANMPTELDAAYAFRDAGVLFGPAKAANAGGVAVSGLEQSQNALRLSWSREEVDTKLKTIMKDIHEKCVRHGTDGDKVDYIDGANLAGFVKIAEAMLAYGAV
- the groL gene encoding chaperonin GroEL (60 kDa chaperone family; promotes refolding of misfolded polypeptides especially under stressful conditions; forms two stacked rings of heptamers to form a barrel-shaped 14mer; ends can be capped by GroES; misfolded proteins enter the barrel where they are refolded when GroES binds) is translated as MAKQIVFDDDARGPLLAGVSKLARAVRSTLGPRGRNAVLDKGWGSPKVTKDGVTVAEDIELDDPFENLGAQLVKEAASKTNDVAGDGTTTATVLAEAIFREGLKMIATGADPMALTRGMSKAVDAAVEQIAKLATPIKENSKSDIKQVATIAGNNDAEIGEVLANAFTKVGKNGVITVEEGRSNETYVDFVEGMQFDRGFLSPHFVTNQDEVSVELDDCHILLFEEKISSNKKMIPLLEAVSKAKKPLLIIAEDVESEALATLVVNKMRGILSVCAVKAPGYGDRRKAILGDIAVLTGGKAIFKDLGIDLESVKLSDLGRAKQVRITSEGTTIVSGAGKKVDIDGRVEQIRREIANTDSDYDKEKLQERLAKLAGGVAQINVGAATETEMKERKALIDDARAATQAALEEGIVPGGGTALLRCRAAIEKLEKATEGDQKLGVRVIRNVLDQPLRAIANNAGLDGAVVVNRVLQMKGKTDGYDANAEVYCDLVAAGIVDPAKVVRTSLTNAASVAALLLTTESLVAEIPVEEEEGGDHHHDHGMGGGMGGGMGGMDMGGMGGMGGMM
- the groES gene encoding co-chaperone GroES → MAKLNLRPLDDRVVVQPEDAEETTAGGIVLPDSAQEKPQRGKIVAVGPGKLMDSGNRGELSVAVGDTVIYGKYGGSNIEVDGQEMKILRESDILAKVL